The Microcystis panniformis FACHB-1757 region ATCGCCGGAAAATCGATTCAATTGCGCGCTGTCGGCCAGGCTACCGATTGTTATCCTCGCACTTCTTTTGAAACGATTATTTCTAAGGATACCATCAATCAATTTTATCTTTTTAATCCTCGCAATCTCTACCAGAATTTTATCGTCGGAGTCAATGGGGGAGAGCGGACTTTATATACTTATTTGGGACCACTACAGCCGCGATTAGGTAATGCAGTATATTCTAACCCCGGCGCAATTTCTCCCCTGTTAAATGACCCCGATTTAGAGGCTATAGGCATCGGTACGCGCATTTTTTTAGGAGGAGGAATCGGTTATATTGCCTGGGAAGGAACCCAACATTTTCCCCTGCAAAAACGCCTACAAAATCGAACTCCTATTGGTCCTGCTTCTACCTTAGCCTTAATTGGGGATGCTAAACAAATGAATGCTCGCTGGGTGCGGGGTTGTTATTTCAAAAATTATGGGGCTTCTTTAATGTTAGGAGTAGCAGTACCGATTCCGGTTTTAAGCGAGGAAATTGTTCGACATTGTGCGGTAAAAGATGAGGAAATTGTCGCTCCAGTGGTGGATTTTTCCATTCCCCGGCGAGTCCGTCCTACCTTTGGTTTAATCACCTACGCTAAACTAAAAAGCGGTCGGATTATGATTGAGGGAAAAAGTGTTAGGGTGGCTCCTTTGGCCAGTATTTCCCTGTCCCGGGAAGCCGCTTTAGAATTAAAAGCACTAATCGAATCGGGAGAATTTACCCTCACAGAACCCGTGGCAAAAATTAATCTAGAGCGGACTTTTATCCCCCAGGATCGTTGGGGCGGAAAATTATCAATTGAGTGAGGAGTTAAGGGATTGGGTACAGGTGGCACAACCACAATTAAGATGACGAAAAATCGGATTTTCTTCCCCGGTTGTCTTGCCGATCATCATGTCACCTAAGTTCTTGGTATTGAAACTAGGATGAAAGGACTCTGGGGCAGCTTGTACGGAGTTAGTGGTAACTGCTAGGACTAATAAACTAGCGGAGGCAGTGGCAAGAATAACGACTTTTTGATTCATAAATTTGTGGGAATTATTGGCCATGAATACCACTAATTATAACACTGCCGACCGCCGACCGCCTCCGTTAACGGCCCAAAAGATTGGCAATATCAGCACATCCCCCCGGAATGGTTGCGCGGGACTTTTCCCCACACCAACGACAACAATAGTGACGTTGTTCCTCGCTCATGTTTTTCACCCCAGTAAAATTGACATTTTCTACCACTGCTCCCGTGTGTTCTCCGCTGTCATAATTGGGGGGAACGGTACGACTGCGGGGGGTAGCATTTTCTAGGGAACCATAAAATAAACGCATCCCTTTGATATCTGCCCCTCTTAAATTAGCTTCGTAGAGAATTGTCCGCGATACATTTGCTTTCACCAAATCGCTATAACTTAAATCGGCCCGCACCATATTCGCTTCGCTTAAATCGGTCCAGCGCAGATCCTGCCCAGAAATGTCGGCCCCCGCTAACATTACCCCCAATTGTACTACTCTTGTACCAAACTCTCGATCCTCCGCATAACCCCCTTCCCCGTCTAGAATCGGTCGGCCTAGATAACGATCGCGTTTAATCGGTGATAATAGCCGCGATTGACTCAAAAAACGCAGTATTTTCGCTTTCCCGGCGGCATCGACACTGCTGAGGATGGAAGCGGTGCGACCTTCTGCGATCGCTCTTTCCTGGGGCCAATCTTCTAAAAATCCCTCCTCATCCAAGGCTAGATCAGAAATCCCCTGAAAATAGGAATCGATCGTCTGTTGTTGGGTAATGCGATTTTGTTGTATGGTTAAATCCTTAGAAATAACGTACTGTTCCCAGGCCACATAGACGGCTAACACGGCGATCATAATCTGTCCCAAGGCCCCCACCCACTCGGCCCAAGAACCGAACTCATCGTATTTAAAACTGTCTAACCATCGCAATATGCGCTCGTAAACTCCTAAATATTTCCCTAATCCGGCCAGAGCAGCAATAAAAACGATAAAAGCGAAAACCGTCTGACGTTCAGAGGGAGTGAGATAATGGGCGATCCACTGGCGAATAGAGGGTAAAATCACCTGTAAGGATATCAATATCGCTACTATCGCCCCAGAAAAGCCTAACCAGTCCCAGCTAAAGACGAGGCCGATGGTCATCACCATCAGGGGGGCCAGTAATAACCCCGCGTTACCCGGTCGAAGATCTTTTAATACTAGGATGCGCTGACGCACAGGATTACGGGAAGATAAGGAGGAGACGTATTCGGAAGCATCGGGGGCTGATAAACTGGCTTTACCGTTATTTTCGGGGTTATCTTCCCTATTTTCCGCACCGAGTTTTTCTGGGTCTTTGCGATCGCTCATATTAATCCTTGTCAAGAGAAAATAATTCCACACCGAAAACTGAGGCGAAAACTCTCGATAAATCTTGCTGTACTTGCATAAGACTAATATTAGGCAGAAACTGCTGTAAACTGCCCACGGGTTTATTAGCAATGCCACAGGGAATAATCTCGGCAAACCCGCTTAAATCGGGACAAACATTGAGGGCAAAACCATGATAGGTAATCCAACGACTAACTTTAATACCGATCGCAGCTATTTTATACCCTTCTACCCATACCCCCGTCAGGCCCGCGATTCTTTCCCCCGACAATCCATAAATAGCGATAGTTTGCAGAATGACTTCTTCCAATTGTCGCAAATACCAGTGTAAATCCTGCTGATAATAGCGCAAATTGAGGATCGGATAGCCCACTAACTGCCCCGGACAGTGATAGGTGACTTCGCCTCCTCGCTCGATTCGATGCACTTCTTTGTCGGTTTTGTCAAGATTAAATTTAATAAACTTAATATCTGAACCGGTACCGAGGGTGTAAACGGGGGGATGTTCCAGTAGGAGCAGCATATCGGGCAAGTCGGGATTAGCGATTCTTGCCTCCACCAGCGCTCGCTGTTGCGACCAAGCGCGAGAATAGGGAGTAATTGCCTGAATTTTTAGCCCACAGAGACGAGGCATTTTTTGAGTATTCATCGAGAGATGTGATTGTTGACGCTCCCCGCTCTAAAAAGACGGGGATTCTTCGTTCATTGAGTCTCCGTTAGCAAGCAGGATTTCTCCAACCAACCAAGAGGGAATCTCTCCCGAAGCGTTTAAAGTTTGCGTGCGCCCCACGCTACTTAATCCCTTTTGCAAGATGTTTAAAGCGGCGTTTCTATCTCGACAATCTGTATATCCACAATGAGGACAAACATGGGTTCGAGTAGATAGCGACTTTTGGACTTTTTGTCCACAATTAGAACAATTTTGAGACGTATTATGGGGTGAGACAGCGATAGTTAACTTGCAGTATTTGTCCCCAAAATACTCTAGCCATTGCCTAAAAACAGACCATCCTGCATCAGTTATCGACTTAGCTAAATGACGATTTTTGACCATGCCTTTGATATTTAAGTTTTCATAGGCGATTAAGTCGTTAGACTTAACTAAACGGAGTGCCACACTCTTGACAAACTCTTCTCGTTGCCTACTTACTCTTAAATGTTTCCGAGCATATCGCTTTCTAGCTTTGTGATAATTACGAGATTGTTTTTTACCCTTACGGTATTTCTTCGACTTTTTCCTGTTTAATCGGTTTAGTTGTTTTTCAGCTTTTCGATAGTAGTTCGGACAATCAATTTGATTGCCTTCGCTATCTACTAAGAAAAACTTCGCTCTTCTCGACTTTGTGTGATAATTTTTGCTTATGTAAGGTTAAATGCTTACTGGGCAAGACTTTTAGGACTATTTTGAAAGAAGAAACTATCAGTATAGACCTCGTTTACACACAGAAACCAGAAGAGCCAAAACTTTAATCCCACATCAATTCCAGTGGCTTTCTGGGAGGGTGTTAAAGGCTTAACCGTGTCTCTGGGGTCTAATTTAATGCAGAACTGCACATAGTAACCATCGGCACGATTAAGGATTCTTACCCGTTTAATCTGGTCTGGTTGATAATAATTAATATCTCTAGAGCCAATCAGTTTAAGAGTCCCAATACCTTTTTTGTCTGTAAAGGTAATATGGCGTTTATCTTTTGATAGCTTCCATCCAGATACTTTATACTCAAGGGAACGGGAATGTTTTTTAAACTTAGGGTAGCCTTTCTTTCCTTTAACTTTATTTTGGCAATTATCGTAAAACCGAGTAATTGCCCGCAAGGTTCTTTCTACGGCAGTCTGGCAAGCATGGGAGTTTAAATCATCAACAAATTTAAACTCTTTCCTTAATGCTGTGTTGTACCGAAATAACTCTGTTTTGCCAACACCTGGATTATCCATCCAATAACGCAGGACTTTATTCCGAACAAATTGGGTTGTCCGTATTGCTTCGTTAATGGCTTCTATTTGATTAGGTTTTGGCTTGACTTTGTATTCTAGTACAAACATTTTGACACTGCTTGACTGAGTGTCAGTATGTTAGCACAAAATTCTTTAAGTTGACAATACATAGGGCTTGCTGAATAATGGTAAAACCCTTTTAAAATAAGGCTTTTGACCTGTTAAAATCCGATGTTCATGCTGCGAAAATCGGATTGAGACCCTCAAAAACCTTGCATTATCCTTCTTAAGTACCTAGGCAAAATTATTTACACATGACGATCATTGCCCCGTAAGGGTTTTAGCTCGATCGGGCAGGTAATTAATTTTGCATGACTACTTATAGTACATAAGCTCGTACGAAAAGAGAGGGCAACAAAGCCTGAAACGACCGGCTACTGACGACCGACGACCGACTCCTAACCCCACCAACAAACTTTTTGCCGCAAACCCTAATTAAGGTCGCGCACTGATTCTTTAAGTTAACTCTAAGCAAAAATGCAGGAATATCTTGATAGTGGCTTAAGACTGGGCTGGTTAATTGCTCCCATTAGTCAACAGGTAGCAATCTATCGCCAAAATCAGGCTATTGTGTTTTCTGACTGCTATTTTTCAATTTTATTGGTGAGAGTTCCGACCACATCAATACCGAGGGTTTGATGGACACTGGCGAGGAATTGATTGACGATTTCGGGATAGACTTTGATCAGAGCAGCGAGGGACTTACCATCACCATTATCAACGATATTAACTCGATCGAGGTGTAAGCGTTTAGGAATTTTAATCGCCTCCTCCAGGATAGTTTCTAACTGTTGAATCAAGAAAATTGCCTCTGCTTCGCTGCCGGTGTTTTGCCAGACTTCCGCAAACAATTCGTTAACCAAGGCTTCAGCTTTGGCATTTTCTTCAAAAATTGCCGCTTGTCCTCTAGCGCGGAAAGTTTCAGCTTCCTGCTGCGCTTCTGCGGGTAAAACTTGATCTGCTTGGAGACGTAATCTTTCCAATTCTGCTCTGACCTGTTGCAATTTTTCCTCAACTATAGCACGTTTTTCCTTAGCGGCGGCGATAGTTATTTCTTCTTCCGATTTAGCCTGTTGTTCCAGTTTTGCCTTTAACTTTCTCAATTCGTTTTCTTGCTCTAAAATGATAATTTGATCGCGGGTTTTAGCTACGGTTGCCTGTTCCTCACATTCCGCGACTATTTGTTCAGCTTCATTGAGGGCATTTGATTCAGCAATTTCAGCATCACGCATGACTAAAGCGATTCTTTCCCGTCCGAGGGAGTTAAGATAATCCACGTCATCGGCAACATTTTGAATTTTGAGAGTATCAATTTCTAAACCGAGTTTAAACAGGTCTTGACTGACGTTACTGGTAATACTTTCGGCAAATTGTAAGCGATCTTCGTTCACTTGTTCGGGGGTCATTGTTGCGACTACACCCCGCAAGTTTCCTTCTAAAGTTTCTTTAGCTACGCGAATAATTTCTTCTCGATCTCGATCTAAAAAACGTTCGATCGCATTGCCGACTATTTCAGGTTTAGAACTAACTTTCACGTTAGCAATGGCCACTATATTCAGGGGAATATTGCCCTTAGAATAGGCATTTTTAATCTCAATTCTGATCGGGGTTGTGGTGACATCCATGCGTTTAACGGTTTCTAAAATTGGAATACGAATCGCCCGACCCCCCGATATCACTCGATACCCCACATCCTGTCTATCTTTTGATTTGCGTTTCATCCCACTCAGGATCACTACTTCATTGGGTTTGCAAATACACAAAAAAGAATTGATAAACCAAATCGCACCAATCCCCAGAAATATCAATAAAGCGATGGGAACACTATTCAACAATAAATTGCCAGCACTGTTGTTATTATTGTTGTCGTATTGATTGGGATTGATTTGGATGAGATAGGAATTATTTTGACTATTCATAGTTAGTTACCCTTTGGTTTAGAAGAAATTACAAATCGCCTCTGATATACTTTTCCGCAATGACTAAAACTTTATTGTCCTGGCAATTGAGGATAAATGCTTTATCCCCGACATTAAATTGTTCTTCCCCTTCCGTTATCGCTACTATATCGATCAGACTATCCCCGACATTAACTCGCACTTTCCCCTTGCTATTTTTATCGAAGGGGATTTGAACAACTCCGATTAAACCGATGAGAGAGTGATAATCGACGATACTATTTACCTGTTGGTTGCAGCGTCTTAACTTGACTAAAATTAGGAGTAGAATGGCCAAACCAATACCTACCCCTAAAGAAATTAAAACGATTGTGAGCAGTTGAGCATTCATAAGTTTAGTTATTTACCGTTATAGTTGCCCCCAATCTAATTAACGTTAACTAATTCGAGACTTCGGCCATTTCAATCACGCGATCAGCATTATCTTTGACCAAAAAATTTAAAGGTTTATTGCGACGAACTTTATACTTTAAGCGTCGTGATTCCACCCGCATCAGAATTTGTTCTAAACAATCGTGATCAAAACAAACGTGACGATGACGATCCTTATAACCCGCGGTTGCCCCAGCAACGATGTGCAGTTGGGTATTTTTCTTTAACTGATACCATAAACCCTGGGGTTGATCTCCCAAAGAAGGGTTGGCAGTAGTCACAGCCGGATTACTAGACATATAAAATGGGTCAATCATATTATTGCCCATCGTCTGCTCATAATTGTAATAGTAATGGAGGGGGACATCGGCCGTGGGTAAATTTAAAAGTCCTTCATAAAATTGTCGGGCTGTCTCCAAATCTGTCACCATGATTGTATGAACTTTTGGGGCGCTAGTTAGAAACATCCACATGGCTAAAGCATAAGCGGCCAGAAGCATAACCATAATCCCCTGGGTGGACAGGAGAGTATCAAGAGGTAGGAAAGCGCCGAAGAAAAGATGATTTATCAACACTGATGTGATCCTATTGCCTAAGAATTTCTATCATTCCCTAATTAT contains the following coding sequences:
- a CDS encoding homocysteine biosynthesis protein, translating into MRTIAEINDKIAKKTAVVWTVEELKSRVNEMGIKEVFSQVDVVCTGTFEPMESSGAIINLGQTDPPIKIRQCWLDGIPAYAGFGAVDLYLGASAISDLAAKNENLEAENPERGGGHIIEDLIAGKSIQLRAVGQATDCYPRTSFETIISKDTINQFYLFNPRNLYQNFIVGVNGGERTLYTYLGPLQPRLGNAVYSNPGAISPLLNDPDLEAIGIGTRIFLGGGIGYIAWEGTQHFPLQKRLQNRTPIGPASTLALIGDAKQMNARWVRGCYFKNYGASLMLGVAVPIPVLSEEIVRHCAVKDEEIVAPVVDFSIPRRVRPTFGLITYAKLKSGRIMIEGKSVRVAPLASISLSREAALELKALIESGEFTLTEPVAKINLERTFIPQDRWGGKLSIE
- a CDS encoding pentapeptide repeat-containing protein yields the protein MSDRKDPEKLGAENREDNPENNGKASLSAPDASEYVSSLSSRNPVRQRILVLKDLRPGNAGLLLAPLMVMTIGLVFSWDWLGFSGAIVAILISLQVILPSIRQWIAHYLTPSERQTVFAFIVFIAALAGLGKYLGVYERILRWLDSFKYDEFGSWAEWVGALGQIMIAVLAVYVAWEQYVISKDLTIQQNRITQQQTIDSYFQGISDLALDEEGFLEDWPQERAIAEGRTASILSSVDAAGKAKILRFLSQSRLLSPIKRDRYLGRPILDGEGGYAEDREFGTRVVQLGVMLAGADISGQDLRWTDLSEANMVRADLSYSDLVKANVSRTILYEANLRGADIKGMRLFYGSLENATPRSRTVPPNYDSGEHTGAVVENVNFTGVKNMSEEQRHYCCRWCGEKSRATIPGGCADIANLLGR
- the lipB gene encoding lipoyl(octanoyl) transferase LipB, which codes for MNTQKMPRLCGLKIQAITPYSRAWSQQRALVEARIANPDLPDMLLLLEHPPVYTLGTGSDIKFIKFNLDKTDKEVHRIERGGEVTYHCPGQLVGYPILNLRYYQQDLHWYLRQLEEVILQTIAIYGLSGERIAGLTGVWVEGYKIAAIGIKVSRWITYHGFALNVCPDLSGFAEIIPCGIANKPVGSLQQFLPNISLMQVQQDLSRVFASVFGVELFSLDKD
- a CDS encoding flotillin family protein, whose protein sequence is MNSQNNSYLIQINPNQYDNNNNNSAGNLLLNSVPIALLIFLGIGAIWFINSFLCICKPNEVVILSGMKRKSKDRQDVGYRVISGGRAIRIPILETVKRMDVTTTPIRIEIKNAYSKGNIPLNIVAIANVKVSSKPEIVGNAIERFLDRDREEIIRVAKETLEGNLRGVVATMTPEQVNEDRLQFAESITSNVSQDLFKLGLEIDTLKIQNVADDVDYLNSLGRERIALVMRDAEIAESNALNEAEQIVAECEEQATVAKTRDQIIILEQENELRKLKAKLEQQAKSEEEITIAAAKEKRAIVEEKLQQVRAELERLRLQADQVLPAEAQQEAETFRARGQAAIFEENAKAEALVNELFAEVWQNTGSEAEAIFLIQQLETILEEAIKIPKRLHLDRVNIVDNGDGKSLAALIKVYPEIVNQFLASVHQTLGIDVVGTLTNKIEK